One genomic segment of Luteitalea sp. includes these proteins:
- a CDS encoding OsmC family peroxiredoxin — translation MSMYTTTVVWTRAADELFNDNKYSRAHEWRFDGGTVVPASSSPQVVKLPLSKEDAVDPEEAFVASLSSCHMLFFLSYAAKGQFVIDRYEDEAVGEMGKNANGNIAILRVVLRPQVTWAGNRPSREQLDALHHRAHESCYIANSVKTEILVEPR, via the coding sequence ATGAGCATGTACACAACGACCGTCGTATGGACGCGCGCAGCGGACGAGCTGTTCAATGACAACAAGTATTCCCGGGCCCACGAATGGCGCTTCGACGGCGGCACCGTGGTTCCAGCCTCTAGCTCGCCTCAGGTGGTGAAGCTGCCACTGTCGAAAGAGGACGCCGTGGACCCGGAAGAAGCGTTCGTCGCCTCGCTGTCCTCCTGCCACATGCTTTTCTTCCTATCCTATGCGGCCAAGGGTCAATTCGTCATTGATCGATACGAGGATGAAGCCGTCGGCGAGATGGGAAAGAACGCGAACGGTAACATAGCAATACTGAGGGTCGTCCTGCGTCCACAAGTTACGTGGGCGGGAAACCGGCCCTCGCGTGAGCAGCTCGATGCGCTGCATCACCGCGCGCACGAATCGTGTTACATCGCGAACTCTGTGAAAACGGAAATCCTCGTCGAGCCGCGGTAG